One window of Cellulomonas shaoxiangyii genomic DNA carries:
- a CDS encoding carbohydrate ABC transporter permease: MTAARTRIWWWVGGLAIILYCLFPVAWIVSLSLKAPSDLDNGSFLPTRVTWQNYELILTGAASDLFLPALRNSVGICLIATAIAVVLAALTAYAVARLDFPGKAFVLGLSLAVSMFPVISIVTPLFNIWRSIGLYDTWPGLVIPYLSITLPLSIWTLSAFFREIPWEMEQAAQVDGATTWQAFRKVIVPLAGPGVATTAIIAFFLAWNDFVYGISLTSTEAARPVPAALAFFTGASQFEEPTGATSAAAVIVTIPVVVLVLLFQRQIVAGLTQGAVKG; this comes from the coding sequence ATGACCGCCGCGCGCACGAGGATCTGGTGGTGGGTCGGGGGGCTCGCCATCATCCTGTACTGCCTGTTCCCGGTCGCCTGGATCGTCTCCCTGAGCCTCAAGGCGCCGTCGGACCTCGACAACGGCTCGTTCCTGCCCACGCGCGTGACGTGGCAGAACTACGAGCTCATCCTCACCGGCGCCGCGTCGGACCTGTTCCTGCCGGCGCTGCGCAACTCGGTCGGCATCTGCCTCATCGCCACCGCCATCGCGGTCGTGCTGGCCGCGCTCACGGCCTACGCGGTGGCACGGCTCGACTTCCCCGGCAAGGCGTTCGTGCTCGGGCTCTCGCTCGCGGTGTCGATGTTCCCGGTGATCTCGATCGTGACGCCCCTGTTCAACATCTGGCGCTCGATCGGGCTGTACGACACGTGGCCCGGCCTGGTGATCCCGTACCTGTCGATCACGCTGCCGCTGTCCATCTGGACGCTGTCGGCGTTCTTCCGCGAGATCCCGTGGGAGATGGAGCAGGCCGCGCAGGTCGACGGCGCCACCACGTGGCAGGCGTTCCGCAAGGTGATCGTCCCGCTGGCCGGCCCGGGCGTCGCGACGACGGCGATCATCGCGTTCTTCCTCGCCTGGAACGACTTCGTCTACGGCATCTCGCTCACGTCCACCGAGGCCGCGCGGCCGGTGCCCGCGGCGCTCGCGTTCTTCACCGGCGCCTCCCAGTTCGAGGAGCCGACCGGTGCGACGTCCGCCGCCGCGGTCATCGTCACCATCCCTGTCGTCGTCCTCGTGCTGCTGTTCCAGCGCCAGATCGTCGCCGGGCTGACCCAGGGCGCGGTCAAGGGCTGA
- a CDS encoding carbohydrate ABC transporter permease — protein sequence MSSLAGAPPALAKDERPRGRSARSGAPRRSDRARQEARLGMMLCAPAVLVLVAVVGYPILQAVWDSLYSYRLTNPDARAFVGLDNYLLILSDPLWWRALGVTVLITVVTVAVELVLGFGLALVMNHALTTLRPALRTAILIPYAIITVVSAFAFLYMFDITSGFVNAWLPFVPDDTDWFASFGSAVSVIILSEIWKTTPFISLLLLSGLAQVPGDLAEAAKVDGATAWQRLWRVTIPNMKGAIMVALLFRSLDAFRIFDNIFIMTNGAAGTESVAFLAYRQTIQRLEIGVGSAVSVLLTILVALIAVLFVKGFNVNLAASTRGG from the coding sequence GTGAGCTCTCTCGCCGGGGCACCCCCGGCCCTCGCGAAGGACGAGCGCCCGCGCGGGCGCAGCGCCCGCAGCGGTGCCCCGCGCCGCTCCGACCGCGCCCGTCAGGAGGCGCGCCTCGGCATGATGCTGTGCGCGCCCGCGGTGCTCGTGCTCGTCGCCGTCGTCGGCTACCCGATCCTGCAGGCCGTCTGGGACTCGCTGTACAGCTACCGCCTGACCAACCCGGACGCGCGCGCGTTCGTGGGCCTCGACAACTACCTGCTCATCCTGTCCGACCCGCTCTGGTGGCGTGCGCTCGGCGTCACCGTGCTCATCACGGTGGTGACGGTCGCCGTCGAGCTCGTCCTCGGGTTCGGCCTGGCCCTGGTCATGAACCACGCCCTGACGACGCTGCGGCCCGCGCTGCGCACCGCGATCCTCATCCCGTACGCGATCATCACGGTCGTCTCCGCGTTCGCGTTCCTCTACATGTTCGACATCACGAGCGGGTTCGTGAACGCGTGGCTGCCGTTCGTCCCCGACGACACCGACTGGTTCGCGTCGTTCGGCTCGGCGGTGAGCGTCATCATCCTGTCGGAGATCTGGAAGACGACCCCGTTCATCTCGCTGCTGCTCCTGTCGGGCCTGGCGCAGGTGCCCGGGGACCTGGCGGAGGCCGCGAAGGTCGACGGCGCGACCGCGTGGCAGCGGCTGTGGCGCGTGACGATCCCGAACATGAAGGGCGCGATCATGGTCGCCCTGCTGTTCCGGTCGCTCGACGCGTTCCGCATCTTCGACAACATCTTCATCATGACGAACGGCGCCGCGGGCACCGAGTCGGTCGCGTTCCTGGCCTACCGGCAGACCATCCAGCGCCTGGAGATCGGCGTCGGGTCGGCCGTGTCGGTGCTGCTGACGATCCTCGTCGCGCTGATCGCCGTGCTGTTCGTCAAGGGGTTCAACGTGAACCTCGCCGCGTCGACGAGGGGTGGCTGA
- a CDS encoding FtsX-like permease family protein: MGWRLRVLTGRLRDQAAVVATVTLVALVATTLLGTFALLLDGASHDALDEALHRADEEDVRIDAVVRVNGGDVGSVLATAHDTLGRVLGALDADEQVWLTGGLHWLPGLAREDRMAPLAYAADYPAAPEHVELVAGAWPDRARDDAGRLLVAVPAVAAEEYGWAVGTEIAAGAGPREGPDTWVVAGVHALVGPPGTWDRDRLGGRMHDPRHPVPGGGGVVTTDGWGPMLVAPGALTATGAVETVQTTVVPRLSGAPRGAVAALRAAVDDAQLAMTSALDATPANARVSTVVHRTIDATWRELAVTRVAVVVVGLLLGVLAATVMLLAAGLLGERRATESLLLVSRGAAARQLRSLAALEAAALAAGTTLVAPWLALGTYGWLVSRGLLGPAGFRVPAVPPLAAVATCAVVAAVLAVAVVLPQWRTAASTRAGRARLARAGADLALVVVAAVALWQLLSYGGPLPGGVPRVDPVLAVAPALVAVGGAVLALRLVRPVGAAADALARRSRSLVGPVAAWQVARRPATASGAVLVLAVAVGCATFAQSFQATWRTSQVEQVDLAVAADVRVDDLGGDGVASARTVDDVLAAHPGAVAVPVLDRTAMIGAAVSAGDDVTASGRDAHLVAVDTTRPELLRGRTDVPWADVLADLAPPPPPAEDDPSLTAPVPLPGDPRWIVLDVTPTATLPATGQVFLSFALRDARGVHAWTHATLPALDAPLEVAMGVPALALPVELVGVTARVVVEEPAAPPGGGYSEDEVHLALTSVRAVDRAQDADWLDAGTVPSTPVAIGAVRWGGTATTALDDAPLRLRPQAPDATTIGGRVDLTGTWSDAGGTLAATAWEPARGVPAVLARPLADELALGTGDAVVLRVGETRVRALVARVVPHLPGTPRGTDVLVDSGSLARALADAGSISQQVDGWWVAAPRVGDARAVGADLVAAAAGEVTVRADAAAAATRGPLRVAVPVALVLVTLASGVLVLVGMGASAGVALRGRRLELARLQALGADRRALVRALVLENALLVGLGAAAGLAVGALLGHVVGPVLTTSPEGRRPLPPPRVVWDWLAQGGLVSALAVGACVTVAVVGTLLVRRTTGALLRLGDDR; encoded by the coding sequence GTGGGCTGGCGGCTGCGCGTGCTGACCGGCCGGCTGCGGGACCAGGCGGCGGTCGTCGCGACGGTCACGCTGGTCGCGCTCGTCGCCACGACGCTGCTCGGCACGTTCGCGCTCCTGCTCGACGGCGCGTCGCACGACGCCCTCGACGAGGCGCTGCACCGGGCGGACGAGGAGGACGTGCGGATCGACGCGGTCGTGCGCGTCAACGGGGGCGACGTCGGGTCCGTCCTCGCCACGGCGCACGACACGCTCGGCCGGGTGCTGGGCGCGCTGGACGCCGACGAGCAGGTCTGGCTCACCGGCGGGCTGCACTGGCTGCCCGGCCTGGCACGCGAGGACCGCATGGCGCCGCTCGCGTACGCGGCCGACTACCCCGCCGCGCCCGAGCACGTCGAGCTCGTGGCGGGCGCGTGGCCGGACCGCGCGCGCGACGACGCCGGGCGGCTGCTCGTCGCCGTGCCCGCCGTCGCGGCCGAGGAGTACGGCTGGGCGGTCGGCACGGAGATCGCCGCGGGCGCCGGCCCGCGCGAGGGCCCCGACACGTGGGTCGTCGCGGGTGTGCACGCGCTCGTCGGCCCGCCCGGCACGTGGGACCGCGACCGCCTGGGCGGGCGGATGCACGACCCGCGGCACCCGGTGCCCGGCGGGGGCGGCGTCGTGACGACCGACGGGTGGGGGCCGATGCTCGTCGCGCCCGGCGCGCTCACGGCCACGGGCGCCGTCGAGACCGTGCAGACGACCGTGGTGCCGCGCCTGTCGGGGGCGCCGCGCGGGGCCGTGGCCGCGCTGCGCGCCGCGGTCGACGACGCACAGCTCGCGATGACGTCGGCCCTCGACGCCACGCCCGCCAACGCCCGCGTCAGCACGGTCGTGCACCGCACGATCGACGCGACGTGGCGCGAGCTGGCGGTCACCCGGGTCGCCGTCGTCGTCGTCGGGCTGCTCCTGGGCGTCCTCGCGGCGACCGTCATGCTGCTCGCCGCCGGTCTGCTCGGCGAGCGCCGCGCCACGGAGAGCCTGCTGCTGGTCTCGCGCGGCGCCGCCGCACGCCAGCTGCGCTCGCTCGCCGCCCTCGAGGCCGCCGCGCTCGCGGCCGGGACCACGCTCGTCGCGCCCTGGCTCGCGCTCGGCACCTACGGGTGGCTCGTGTCCCGCGGGCTGCTCGGCCCCGCGGGCTTCCGCGTCCCGGCGGTCCCGCCCCTCGCCGCGGTCGCGACGTGCGCGGTCGTCGCGGCCGTGCTGGCGGTCGCCGTCGTGCTGCCGCAGTGGCGCACGGCCGCGTCGACCCGCGCCGGGCGGGCGCGCCTCGCACGTGCCGGCGCGGACCTCGCGCTCGTGGTCGTCGCGGCCGTCGCGCTGTGGCAGCTGCTCTCGTACGGCGGGCCGCTGCCCGGCGGCGTGCCCCGCGTGGACCCGGTGCTCGCCGTGGCACCCGCGCTCGTCGCCGTCGGCGGCGCCGTGCTCGCGCTGCGGCTGGTGCGGCCCGTCGGCGCCGCGGCCGACGCGCTCGCCCGGCGCAGCCGCTCCCTCGTCGGGCCCGTCGCCGCCTGGCAGGTGGCGCGCCGGCCCGCGACGGCGTCGGGCGCCGTGCTCGTGCTCGCCGTCGCGGTGGGGTGCGCGACGTTCGCGCAGTCGTTCCAGGCCACGTGGCGCACGTCCCAGGTCGAGCAGGTCGACCTGGCCGTCGCCGCCGACGTGCGCGTCGACGACCTGGGCGGCGACGGCGTCGCGAGCGCCCGGACCGTCGACGACGTGCTCGCGGCGCACCCGGGCGCCGTGGCGGTCCCGGTCCTCGACCGCACCGCGATGATCGGCGCGGCCGTCAGCGCCGGCGACGACGTCACGGCCTCCGGCCGCGACGCGCACCTGGTCGCCGTCGACACGACGCGGCCCGAGCTGCTGCGCGGGCGCACCGACGTGCCGTGGGCGGACGTGCTCGCCGACCTCGCCCCACCACCCCCGCCGGCCGAGGACGACCCGTCGCTGACCGCTCCGGTGCCGCTGCCGGGCGACCCGCGGTGGATCGTCCTCGACGTCACCCCCACGGCCACCCTGCCCGCGACCGGCCAGGTGTTCCTGTCGTTCGCCCTGCGGGACGCGCGCGGCGTGCACGCGTGGACCCACGCGACGCTGCCGGCCCTCGACGCGCCGCTCGAGGTCGCGATGGGCGTGCCGGCGCTCGCCCTGCCCGTGGAGCTGGTGGGCGTCACGGCGCGCGTCGTGGTCGAGGAGCCGGCGGCGCCGCCCGGCGGCGGCTACTCGGAGGACGAGGTGCACCTGGCGCTCACGTCCGTGCGCGCGGTGGACCGGGCGCAGGACGCGGACTGGCTGGACGCCGGGACCGTCCCGTCGACCCCCGTCGCGATCGGGGCCGTCCGCTGGGGCGGCACCGCCACGACGGCGCTCGACGACGCGCCGCTGCGGCTGCGCCCGCAGGCCCCCGACGCCACGACGATCGGCGGGCGGGTCGACCTGACGGGCACGTGGTCCGACGCGGGCGGCACGCTCGCCGCGACGGCATGGGAGCCGGCGCGAGGTGTGCCCGCCGTGCTCGCGCGGCCGCTCGCCGACGAGCTCGCGCTCGGCACGGGCGACGCCGTCGTGCTCAGGGTCGGAGAGACGCGCGTGCGGGCGCTGGTCGCGCGCGTCGTGCCCCACCTGCCCGGTACGCCGCGCGGCACGGACGTGCTCGTCGACTCCGGGTCGCTCGCACGTGCGCTGGCCGACGCCGGCAGCATCTCCCAGCAGGTCGACGGGTGGTGGGTGGCCGCGCCGCGGGTCGGCGACGCCCGCGCCGTCGGCGCGGACCTGGTGGCCGCCGCGGCCGGCGAGGTGACCGTCCGTGCCGACGCCGCGGCCGCGGCGACCCGCGGCCCCCTGCGCGTCGCCGTGCCCGTGGCCCTCGTCCTGGTGACGCTCGCCTCGGGGGTGCTCGTCCTCGTCGGCATGGGCGCGAGCGCCGGGGTGGCGCTGCGCGGGCGGCGGCTCGAGCTCGCCCGCCTACAGGCGCTCGGCGCCGACCGGCGCGCCCTCGTCCGCGCGCTCGTGCTCGAGAACGCCCTGCTCGTGGGCCTGGGCGCGGCCGCCGGGCTCGCCGTCGGCGCGCTCCTCGGGCACGTCGTCGGGCCGGTCCTGACGACGTCGCCGGAGGGGCGGCGCCCGCTCCCGCCGCCCCGCGTGGTGTGGGACTGGCTCGCGCAGGGCGGGCTCGTGAGCGCGCTCGCGGTCGGCGCGTGCGTCACCGTCGCGGTCGTCGGGACGCTGCTCGTGCGGCGTACGACAGGTGCGCTGCTGAGGCTGGGGGACGACCGATGA
- a CDS encoding extracellular solute-binding protein, with protein MRRRAALLATAALVAPLAACATAEAGPPTLTWYINPDSGGQAEIARQCTEESGGEYRLSTTLLPRDAPGQREQLIRRLAANDASIDLMSLDPPYIPEFANAGFLAPVPADVAEAVTQDVAEGAIAGATFRDELVTVPFWANTQLLWYRRSVAEAAGLDMTQPVTWDQVVEVAAAQDVTVAVQGVRAESLTVWVNALVESAGGQVLEDGEDEDPADVRPTLDSEAGRRAAEVIRNLADAGVGGPQLANANEDVDASMFEAENAGFMVNWPFVWPRAKAAVEAGTLDPSVVEDFGWALYPRVDEGEESRPPYGGINLGVGAFSRHVDLAFDAAQCIADPAKQAAYFVTDGNPPSSLVAFDDPAVQEAFPMADVIRESLQNAAPRPQTQFYNEVSSSLQRTWHPPRAVSPDTSPRDADELIRAVLTGEALL; from the coding sequence GTGAGACGACGAGCAGCGTTGCTCGCCACGGCGGCTCTCGTGGCGCCGCTCGCTGCGTGCGCGACGGCCGAGGCCGGGCCGCCCACGCTCACCTGGTACATCAACCCGGACTCCGGCGGCCAGGCCGAGATCGCCCGGCAGTGCACCGAGGAGTCCGGCGGCGAGTACCGGCTCTCGACGACGCTGCTCCCGCGGGACGCCCCCGGGCAGCGCGAGCAGCTGATCCGGCGGCTGGCGGCCAACGACGCGTCGATCGACCTCATGAGCCTCGACCCGCCCTACATCCCGGAGTTCGCGAACGCGGGGTTCCTGGCGCCGGTCCCCGCGGACGTGGCCGAGGCCGTGACGCAGGACGTGGCGGAGGGGGCGATCGCCGGCGCGACGTTCCGCGACGAGCTCGTCACCGTGCCGTTCTGGGCCAACACGCAGCTGCTCTGGTACCGCCGGTCGGTGGCCGAGGCGGCGGGCCTGGACATGACGCAGCCGGTCACGTGGGACCAGGTCGTGGAGGTCGCGGCGGCCCAGGACGTCACGGTCGCCGTGCAGGGCGTGCGCGCCGAGTCGCTCACGGTGTGGGTCAACGCGCTGGTCGAGTCGGCGGGCGGGCAGGTGCTCGAGGACGGTGAGGACGAGGACCCGGCCGACGTGCGGCCCACCCTCGACTCCGAGGCGGGCCGCCGCGCAGCCGAGGTGATCCGGAACCTCGCGGACGCCGGCGTGGGCGGCCCGCAGCTCGCCAACGCGAACGAGGACGTCGACGCGAGCATGTTCGAGGCCGAGAACGCGGGCTTCATGGTCAACTGGCCGTTCGTCTGGCCGCGCGCGAAGGCCGCCGTGGAGGCCGGGACCCTCGACCCCTCGGTGGTCGAGGACTTCGGCTGGGCCCTGTACCCGCGGGTCGACGAGGGCGAGGAGTCGCGCCCGCCGTACGGCGGCATCAACCTCGGCGTCGGGGCGTTCAGCCGGCACGTCGACCTCGCGTTCGATGCCGCGCAGTGCATCGCGGACCCGGCCAAGCAGGCGGCGTACTTCGTCACCGACGGCAACCCGCCGTCGAGCCTCGTCGCGTTCGACGACCCCGCGGTCCAGGAGGCGTTCCCCATGGCGGACGTCATCCGCGAGTCGCTGCAGAACGCGGCGCCGCGCCCGCAGACGCAGTTCTACAACGAGGTCTCGTCCAGCCTGCAGCGCACGTGGCACCCGCCCCGCGCGGTCAGCCCGGACACCAGCCCGCGTGACGCCGACGAGCTCATCCGAGCCGTCCTGACCGGGGAGGCGCTGCTGTGA
- a CDS encoding FtsX-like permease family protein: MTTPGTRVRATTAGALLLGRRRAAQDAGLLAGTALLLLGALLLALALPRLVDRAADSAARVSVERAGTAADVVASPQGTARDLLGPASATAGWLAAEFPTGLGPRTASARSATFVVPGPRHEFLSRVALVLPVEDEDRDAGLVRWVAGTAPQPVPEELLPGPERPDLPSRVEVGMSAAAAQTLGVRVDDGPFLVERSRTRDRVDTLLVVTGLYEPLDPGHTAWRDLPELVDVVPVSTASDVDTLVGLYVPPEVVSDLTTVVPVEQLRTTVRAPVDTTHATLADLRALRRTVLHVAATSGRVSTDLPAVLDAFEARLVAARAQASLTIIGIAATAALCLVLAGGLLAGRRRVLLAAERARGASLASVVVRALAETVPLVLLTAAVAVAVVLATLPGATGTAAVAVGVAAVAVLAPAVLAAHAAASAWTRRRVPTDAEERAHLATLRTARRVTLELLVVVLAAAAVVSVRRRGLVPVGDGDVDPLLAAAPVLAAAAAALVLVRVAPAAVRAAGRVAARSRGLAAPLAAARAQGAATAVTPLLAVTVAVALVVLSGTLVQSVRAGQEDAADLRVGADVRLDGRLDREVGRAALAALPDAPGVDAVVRGNQLTGRTVGSGLGLSATLLVVDAPELARVRAARGLPVDPGLAALGTPGTDAGTPVPALLSPALVERLAAHPTEGGLRIGVVNDAVTVDVRGTTDLLPDGGAPPLDARAAAPVPLEDDGVVVVDRDALAATGVAVPTPDRAWVSGPGAEAAVDALGLPPATASGITVTTRDGWARAWAGDPLTEALATLQTAGVGVLALLLVLTLVLVVVATSRERGRTLSTLRTLGLDARTARAATLGELAPLVVGGLLGGAVIGLVVPWLVTDALGLPWLTGDPRGGHVVPAVWPVLLAAGALLAALTVAVAVEQLVRRRDRLGEVLRVGDR; encoded by the coding sequence ATGACGACCCCGGGGACCCGCGTGCGCGCCACGACCGCCGGCGCCCTGCTGCTGGGCCGGCGGCGGGCGGCGCAGGACGCGGGCCTGCTCGCCGGCACCGCGCTGCTGCTGCTCGGGGCGCTGCTGCTGGCGCTGGCGCTGCCGCGGCTCGTCGACCGCGCCGCCGACAGCGCTGCGCGCGTCTCCGTCGAGCGCGCGGGCACGGCCGCCGACGTCGTGGCCAGCCCGCAGGGCACCGCGCGCGACCTGCTGGGGCCGGCATCGGCGACCGCCGGGTGGCTCGCCGCCGAGTTCCCCACGGGGCTCGGCCCACGCACCGCGTCCGCGCGGTCGGCGACGTTCGTCGTGCCCGGTCCGCGCCACGAGTTCCTCAGCCGGGTCGCGCTCGTCCTGCCCGTGGAGGACGAGGACCGCGACGCAGGCCTCGTGCGGTGGGTCGCCGGCACCGCGCCGCAGCCGGTGCCCGAGGAGCTGCTCCCCGGCCCCGAGCGCCCCGACCTGCCCTCGCGCGTCGAGGTGGGGATGAGCGCCGCGGCAGCGCAGACCCTCGGCGTGCGCGTGGACGACGGACCGTTCCTCGTCGAGCGGAGCCGGACGCGTGACCGCGTCGACACCCTGCTCGTCGTCACGGGGCTGTACGAGCCCCTCGACCCGGGCCACACGGCGTGGCGGGACCTGCCCGAGCTCGTCGACGTCGTGCCCGTCAGCACGGCGTCCGACGTCGACACCCTCGTGGGGCTCTACGTGCCGCCGGAGGTGGTGTCCGACCTGACGACCGTCGTGCCCGTGGAGCAGCTGCGCACGACCGTGCGCGCGCCCGTCGACACGACGCACGCCACGCTCGCCGACCTGCGCGCGCTGCGGCGCACGGTGCTGCACGTCGCCGCGACGTCCGGCCGGGTGAGCACCGACCTGCCCGCGGTGCTCGACGCCTTCGAGGCCCGGCTCGTCGCGGCGCGCGCGCAGGCGTCGCTGACGATCATCGGGATCGCCGCCACGGCCGCGCTGTGCCTCGTGCTCGCCGGCGGCCTGCTCGCCGGGCGGCGCCGGGTGCTGCTGGCGGCCGAGCGGGCGCGCGGTGCGTCGCTCGCGTCGGTGGTCGTGCGGGCGCTCGCCGAGACCGTGCCGCTCGTGCTCCTGACCGCCGCCGTGGCCGTCGCGGTGGTCCTCGCGACGCTGCCCGGCGCGACCGGCACCGCGGCGGTCGCCGTCGGGGTCGCGGCCGTCGCGGTGCTCGCGCCGGCGGTCCTCGCCGCGCACGCGGCCGCGTCCGCGTGGACGCGCCGCCGGGTGCCGACGGACGCGGAGGAGCGCGCGCACCTCGCGACGCTGCGCACGGCGCGGCGCGTCACCCTCGAGCTGCTCGTGGTCGTCCTCGCCGCGGCCGCCGTCGTCTCGGTGCGCCGACGCGGGCTCGTGCCGGTGGGCGACGGTGACGTCGACCCGCTGCTGGCGGCGGCCCCGGTGCTCGCCGCCGCGGCGGCCGCGCTGGTCCTGGTGCGCGTCGCGCCCGCGGCGGTCCGGGCGGCGGGCCGGGTCGCCGCCCGGTCGCGCGGCCTCGCGGCACCGCTCGCCGCGGCGCGGGCGCAGGGCGCGGCCACGGCCGTGACGCCGCTGCTCGCCGTGACGGTCGCGGTCGCGCTCGTGGTGCTGTCCGGCACGCTCGTGCAGAGCGTGCGCGCCGGCCAGGAGGACGCGGCGGACCTGCGCGTGGGCGCCGACGTCCGCCTCGACGGACGCCTCGACCGCGAGGTGGGACGGGCTGCGCTCGCGGCGCTGCCCGACGCGCCGGGCGTCGACGCGGTGGTGCGGGGCAACCAGCTCACCGGACGCACGGTGGGGTCCGGCCTGGGGCTGAGCGCGACCCTCCTCGTGGTCGACGCCCCCGAGCTCGCCCGCGTCCGCGCGGCCCGCGGCCTGCCCGTCGACCCGGGCCTGGCGGCGCTCGGCACGCCCGGCACGGACGCCGGCACCCCCGTGCCCGCGCTCCTGAGCCCGGCGCTCGTCGAGCGGCTCGCGGCCCACCCGACCGAGGGCGGCCTGCGCATCGGCGTCGTCAACGACGCCGTCACCGTGGACGTGCGCGGCACCACCGACCTGCTGCCCGACGGGGGCGCGCCGCCGCTCGACGCCCGCGCGGCCGCGCCCGTCCCCCTCGAGGACGACGGCGTCGTGGTCGTCGACCGCGACGCGCTGGCCGCCACCGGCGTCGCGGTGCCCACCCCGGACCGCGCCTGGGTGAGCGGCCCGGGCGCCGAGGCCGCCGTCGACGCGCTCGGACTGCCGCCCGCGACCGCCTCCGGCATCACCGTCACGACGCGGGACGGCTGGGCGCGCGCGTGGGCCGGCGACCCGCTGACCGAGGCGCTGGCGACGCTGCAGACCGCGGGCGTGGGCGTGCTCGCGCTGCTGCTCGTGCTCACCCTCGTCCTCGTCGTCGTCGCGACGTCCCGCGAGCGCGGCCGCACGCTGTCGACCCTGCGCACGCTCGGCCTCGACGCCCGCACGGCGCGCGCCGCGACGCTCGGGGAGCTGGCGCCGCTGGTCGTGGGCGGTCTGCTCGGCGGCGCCGTGATCGGCCTCGTCGTGCCGTGGCTCGTCACCGACGCGCTGGGCCTGCCGTGGCTGACCGGCGACCCCCGCGGCGGGCACGTCGTGCCGGCCGTGTGGCCGGTGCTCCTGGCCGCCGGCGCGCTGCTCGCCGCGCTCACCGTCGCGGTCGCGGTCGAGCAGCTGGTGCGCCGTCGCGACCGGCTCGGCGAGGTGCTGCGGGTCGGCGACCGATGA
- a CDS encoding class II fumarate hydratase, translating to MASSTGPDVAAGPDGSATSPDTRSGGSSADAQPAYRIEHDTMGEVRVPADALYRAQTQRAVENFPISGSTLERGHVEALARVKKAAARANAELGVLPQDVADAIVAAADEVASGVHDAHFPVDVYQTGSGTSSNMNTNEVLATLATRRLGRAVHPNDHVNASQSSNDVFPTSVHVAATAGVVRDLVPALEHLAGALAEKASAWAEVVKAGRTHLMDATPVTLGQEFGGYAAAVRYGVERLQAALPRAAEVPLGGTAVGTGINTPAGFPQRVIALLVEDTGLPLTEARDHFEAQSSRDGLVELSGALRTIAVSLTKICNDLRWMGSGPNTGLGELAIPDLQPGSSIMPGKVNPVVPEAVLMVCSRVVGNDATVAWAGASGSFELNVQIPVIASAVLESVRLLANASRVLADRTVAGLTPNVAHARELAESSPSIVTPLNRVIGYEAAAAIAKHAVKAGVTVRQATIDLGHVERGDLTLEQLDAALDVLAMTRPPQA from the coding sequence ATGGCTTCCAGCACCGGTCCCGACGTCGCGGCTGGCCCCGACGGGTCGGCCACCTCCCCCGACACCCGCTCCGGCGGCTCGTCCGCCGACGCGCAGCCCGCGTACCGCATCGAGCACGACACGATGGGCGAGGTCCGCGTCCCCGCGGACGCGCTCTACCGTGCGCAGACGCAGCGCGCGGTCGAGAACTTCCCCATCTCCGGCAGCACGCTCGAGCGCGGCCACGTCGAGGCGCTCGCACGCGTGAAGAAGGCCGCGGCCCGCGCGAACGCCGAGCTCGGCGTCCTCCCGCAGGACGTCGCGGACGCGATCGTCGCCGCGGCGGACGAGGTCGCGAGCGGCGTGCACGACGCGCACTTCCCCGTGGACGTCTACCAGACGGGCTCGGGCACGAGCTCGAACATGAACACGAACGAGGTCCTGGCGACGCTGGCCACGCGCCGGCTGGGCCGCGCCGTGCACCCGAACGACCACGTCAACGCGTCGCAGTCCTCGAACGACGTCTTCCCGACGTCGGTGCACGTGGCCGCCACCGCCGGCGTCGTGCGCGACCTGGTGCCGGCGCTCGAGCACCTCGCGGGTGCGCTCGCGGAGAAGGCGTCCGCGTGGGCCGAGGTCGTCAAGGCCGGTCGCACGCACCTCATGGACGCGACCCCGGTGACCCTCGGCCAGGAGTTCGGCGGCTACGCGGCTGCCGTGCGCTACGGCGTCGAGCGGCTGCAGGCCGCGCTCCCCCGCGCCGCGGAGGTGCCGCTGGGCGGCACGGCCGTCGGCACGGGCATCAACACGCCGGCGGGCTTCCCGCAGCGGGTCATCGCGCTGCTCGTCGAGGACACGGGCCTGCCGCTGACCGAGGCGCGCGACCACTTCGAGGCGCAGAGCTCGCGCGACGGGCTCGTCGAGCTGTCGGGCGCGCTGCGCACCATCGCGGTGAGCCTGACGAAGATCTGCAACGACCTGCGCTGGATGGGCTCGGGCCCGAACACGGGCCTCGGCGAGCTGGCGATCCCCGACCTGCAGCCGGGCTCGTCGATCATGCCCGGCAAGGTGAACCCCGTCGTGCCCGAGGCCGTGCTGATGGTCTGCTCGCGCGTCGTCGGCAACGACGCGACGGTCGCGTGGGCGGGCGCGAGCGGCTCGTTCGAGCTCAACGTGCAGATCCCCGTCATCGCGTCGGCCGTGCTGGAGTCGGTGCGGCTGCTCGCGAACGCCTCGCGGGTGCTCGCGGACCGCACGGTCGCCGGCCTGACGCCGAACGTGGCGCACGCCCGGGAGCTGGCCGAGTCCTCGCCGTCGATCGTCACGCCCCTCAACCGTGTCATCGGGTACGAGGCCGCCGCGGCCATCGCGAAGCACGCCGTGAAGGCGGGCGTCACGGTCCGCCAGGCGACGATCGACCTCGGCCACGTCGAGCGCGGGGACCTCACGCTGGAGCAGCTCGACGCGGCGCTCGACGTGCTGGCGATGACGCGCCCGCCGCAGGCCTGA